The segment TAAAGGGATTTCGGCATCTGTCAGTTCATTATAACGGATGTCGGCCCTTGGGCTTCTGGAATCATCCATTGCCAATGGATCAGGAGCGATATCATAGCTTCTCCGCCAGATAAGCACCTGCTCATCTCCGTATTTTTCCGCTGTTTCGGATTTATTCAGTCCTTGTAGCATTCCATAATGCTTTTCGTTCAGCCTCCATGATTTCTCTACCGGAATCCAGTCCAGATCCATTACATCTAATACCTGATTCAAAGTTTTGATGGCACGTTTGAGGTAGGAAGTAAATGCTTTTTCAAAAACAAACCCGTTCTCTTTCAATATTTTCCCGGCAGACATAGCTTCCTGAACTCCGGTAGGAGAGAGGTCAACATCCGTCCATCCGGTAAAACGGTTTTCTTTGTTCCAAGTACTTTCTCCATGGCGGAGCAAAACGACTTTTTTCATCTTAAACTATTGATTAATTTATTTTTATATATTCAAATATTTTCCTCAAAGAAACAAAAAAAAATGCTCTAAAAAAAGAAATCTGTGATTTTTTGTTCATTTTGCTGATTCGTAATAAAATGCAAAAGAGCAAGGATTCCTTGCTCTTTTGCATTTTATTATCTGTTTAAAAACTTATTGGGTTTGTCCGTATAAATATCTTTTGATTTTTAATGTCGGGGTCTTTTCAAAAGGAGTAGGAACCACTACTACAGAATGAATTTGAGAAAAACGGTTGACCCGGTGGTTGACATATTTTTTAAGGTCTTCGAGAAAAACATCCAGTTGTTTGTTCCACTCATCCTTACATTCGTTAAAATAATTGATCGCATCAGCACACATTTGCTGGTATTGCTTTTCAAGATCTTCTGAGTTCAGGTGGACCATGGCCACTAGCTTACCTTTCTGTTCCAGTACTAATGACTCTGAAACACCTTTTACATTATTGATGACAGATTCGATATCCTCGGGGTAGATATTTTCGCCACTCGCACCAAGGATCATATTTTTTAGCCGGCCTTTCAGGTAAAGTCTGTTTTTCTTGTCAAAACATCCCAGGTCACCCGTACGGAACCAACCGTCTTCAGTAAAGACACTTTTTGTCAATTCGGGATCTTTGTAATAACCCAGCATTACATTATCTCCTTTAGCCAGCACCTCACCAATTCCGGAAACAGGATCAGGCTGATCGATTTTTATCTGTACCCCGTGCATGGCAGGTCCTATGGCCAATTGATGCACTTTGGAAGGATTAGCCCCTGCGATCAGGGGAGCTGTTTCGGTAAGACCATAGCCGATAGCATATGGAAAACGGGCTTCATATAAGAACCGTTCTACAATACTGTCTAATTTGGCACCTCCGACTCCGAAGAAACGTAGCCGTCCTCCAAACGTCTTCATTAGCTGTTTTCCGGCCAATCGATGCATTAATTTACGGAAAGGAGTGAAATGTTCATATAAAGCTTTCATCCATTTTTTTCCTGTAAATTTCGGTAAAACCTGGTTTCGGTATATTTTTTCTATGACCAGCGGAACGCTTAGCATAGTGGTGGGTCTTATTTTCTTCATTGCAGGGACCAGAACACTTGCTGTAGGTGGTTTTTCCAGATAGTAAATGGATGCTCCCTGCATAATAGGAAGAATAAATCCTAACGTGTTCTCATAGGTATGCGATAAAGGTAAGATGGACAGGAAAACGTCGTTTTC is part of the Bacteroidales bacterium genome and harbors:
- a CDS encoding AMP-binding protein, whose protein sequence is MTLKELFNHSCAKFATRTAVSFVNGSPLSYAEMKAEVDKTIVLLGRMGIQKGDKVAILSANMPNWGITYFSIASIGAIVVPILPDFHPEEVQSIMQHSESKAIFVSQKLQSNIADLQSDSLTHKIAIEDFSVLSGELLETPVNMEVEVKDSDIASIIYTSGTTGRSKGVVLTHKNITFDTEMCLHIQDVHENDVFLSILPLSHTYENTLGFILPIMQGASIYYLEKPPTASVLVPAMKKIRPTTMLSVPLVIEKIYRNQVLPKFTGKKWMKALYEHFTPFRKLMHRLAGKQLMKTFGGRLRFFGVGGAKLDSIVERFLYEARFPYAIGYGLTETAPLIAGANPSKVHQLAIGPAMHGVQIKIDQPDPVSGIGEVLAKGDNVMLGYYKDPELTKSVFTEDGWFRTGDLGCFDKKNRLYLKGRLKNMILGASGENIYPEDIESVINNVKGVSESLVLEQKGKLVAMVHLNSEDLEKQYQQMCADAINYFNECKDEWNKQLDVFLEDLKKYVNHRVNRFSQIHSVVVVPTPFEKTPTLKIKRYLYGQTQ
- the gpmA gene encoding 2,3-diphosphoglycerate-dependent phosphoglycerate mutase yields the protein MKKVVLLRHGESTWNKENRFTGWTDVDLSPTGVQEAMSAGKILKENGFVFEKAFTSYLKRAIKTLNQVLDVMDLDWIPVEKSWRLNEKHYGMLQGLNKSETAEKYGDEQVLIWRRSYDIAPDPLAMDDSRSPRADIRYNELTDAEIPLTESLKDTVERIVPYWQETIFPSLKQYDQIVVAAHG